In Nitrospira sp., a genomic segment contains:
- a CDS encoding DMT family transporter yields the protein MTKVARTEEHQRAGLVAINLAAIIFGTAALYGRLDVSPLWIVAMRGAFASVALAAVGFLGGGFGLFPTILQLRRLLVTGILLAIHWATFFESVQLAGVAIATLTFAVFPLCTVLLEAMNARRRPSLLELGAGFAIVLAVALLVDAKRSDAQFTGTIVGLGSAWAFALFGIKAQILTTDIKPLMVSLIQNLVVAACLTPLLAFSSPAPNTIVDWFCLMLLGVVTTAFMHQLYLFALKRLSATTCSGFIALEPVYAIVFAAVFFGEPLTFWVMVSGTLIIGSSILLLRAERVAVVLD from the coding sequence ATGACGAAGGTCGCCAGGACAGAAGAACATCAGAGGGCGGGACTGGTCGCCATCAATCTTGCCGCCATCATCTTCGGCACTGCGGCGTTGTACGGACGATTAGATGTCTCACCCTTGTGGATTGTAGCGATGAGAGGCGCGTTTGCCTCCGTGGCGCTGGCCGCAGTCGGATTCCTGGGTGGAGGCTTCGGCTTGTTTCCGACGATCCTGCAGCTACGGAGATTGCTGGTGACAGGCATCTTGCTGGCGATTCATTGGGCCACCTTCTTCGAATCAGTCCAGCTTGCCGGTGTGGCCATCGCGACACTGACGTTCGCCGTCTTTCCTCTGTGTACTGTGCTCCTCGAGGCGATGAACGCGCGCCGACGCCCAAGCCTGTTGGAACTCGGCGCGGGGTTTGCGATTGTTCTCGCAGTGGCATTGTTGGTTGATGCGAAGAGGTCTGATGCACAATTCACCGGCACGATCGTTGGGCTCGGCTCTGCATGGGCGTTTGCCCTGTTTGGAATCAAGGCGCAGATCCTGACCACCGACATCAAACCCCTCATGGTGTCATTGATACAAAATCTTGTGGTGGCCGCATGCCTCACGCCTCTTCTCGCGTTCAGCTCACCAGCGCCCAACACCATCGTCGACTGGTTCTGCCTCATGCTGCTCGGCGTGGTGACGACAGCGTTCATGCATCAGCTCTACTTGTTTGCGTTGAAGCGATTATCCGCCACGACCTGCAGCGGGTTCATTGCCCTTGAGCCAGTGTATGCGATTGTCTTCGCTGCGGTATTTTTTGGGGAGCCGTTAACGTTCTGGGTCATGGTGAGCGGGACGTTGATTATTGGTTCTTCCATACTGTTGTTACGAGCCGAGCGAGTCGCCGTCGTTTTGGACTGA
- a CDS encoding sigma-54-dependent Fis family transcriptional regulator yields the protein MSQARLFVVDDDEAARTLLAEALVKEGYEVEAFASGQAAVERGRQVLPDVVLTDIRMEQGDGFLVLKEFKRFSPDTSIVLLTAFGSLEGAIEAIKQGAYDYLAKPFKREDIRLVVQRSLEHCRLVRENARFREDARVREPWSHLVGSSPAMLEVYKLVARVSDGRSTVLIEGESGTGKELIARAVHLNSSRRDKPFIPVNCGALPDHLLESEMFGYEKGAFTGAVGAKAGLFEAANGGTLFLDEIGDLGQALQVKLLRVMQEHEVRRVGSTSSVKVDVRIIAATNRDLAAQVKDGKFRDDLYYRLNVVRIALPSLAERQDDIPMLAHHFLQKYAKQGSHVRGFTPETLGLLKRYHWPGNVRELENAVERAVSLSHGPLLLPEDLPESIRAEPDSSSGHKENLGESDSEALLTLDEVEKRHLSRVLKETRGNKVKAAKILGIDRRTLYRMAERFGLDFGDEAEDK from the coding sequence ATGAGTCAGGCAAGGCTGTTTGTGGTTGACGATGATGAGGCCGCGCGCACGTTGCTGGCCGAAGCGCTGGTGAAAGAAGGGTACGAGGTCGAGGCGTTTGCCAGCGGGCAGGCCGCCGTCGAACGTGGACGGCAGGTCTTACCGGACGTCGTGCTGACCGACATCCGCATGGAACAGGGCGACGGGTTTCTGGTGCTGAAGGAATTCAAGCGCTTCAGCCCCGATACGTCGATTGTGCTGCTGACCGCATTTGGTTCGTTGGAAGGGGCCATCGAAGCCATCAAACAGGGCGCCTACGATTACCTTGCGAAACCATTCAAACGCGAAGATATTCGCCTGGTGGTTCAGCGAAGTTTGGAGCATTGCCGGCTGGTACGGGAGAATGCCCGCTTTCGCGAGGATGCGCGTGTGCGGGAGCCCTGGTCACACCTGGTGGGAAGCAGCCCCGCCATGCTGGAAGTGTATAAGCTCGTGGCGCGGGTGTCGGACGGGCGGAGTACGGTGTTGATTGAGGGAGAAAGCGGAACGGGAAAAGAATTGATTGCGCGGGCGGTCCATCTGAATAGCTCGCGTCGCGACAAACCGTTCATTCCCGTGAATTGCGGGGCCTTGCCCGATCATCTCTTGGAATCGGAAATGTTCGGATACGAAAAAGGGGCGTTCACGGGCGCGGTCGGCGCCAAGGCCGGGTTGTTTGAGGCGGCCAATGGCGGCACGCTGTTCCTTGATGAAATCGGAGATCTGGGTCAGGCGCTCCAGGTCAAATTGCTGCGCGTGATGCAGGAACACGAAGTTCGTCGTGTGGGGAGTACGTCGTCGGTGAAAGTCGATGTGCGCATTATCGCCGCCACGAATCGAGACCTGGCCGCTCAGGTGAAAGACGGAAAGTTTCGCGACGATTTGTATTACCGTTTGAACGTGGTACGGATTGCGCTGCCGTCATTGGCCGAGCGGCAGGACGACATCCCGATGCTGGCGCACCATTTTCTGCAGAAATATGCCAAGCAAGGATCGCACGTGCGAGGGTTTACGCCGGAAACCCTAGGATTGCTCAAGCGGTACCATTGGCCGGGCAATGTGCGTGAGTTGGAAAATGCCGTTGAGCGGGCGGTGTCCCTCAGTCACGGGCCGCTGTTGCTGCCCGAAGACTTGCCGGAATCGATTCGTGCCGAGCCTGATTCGTCGAGCGGGCACAAGGAGAATCTCGGCGAGAGTGACTCCGAAGCATTACTGACCTTGGATGAAGTCGAGAAGCGGCATCTCTCCCGCGTGCTCAAGGAGACGCGAGGGAACAAGGTGAAGGCGGCGAAGATTCTTGGGATTGATCGGCGGACGTTATACCGGATGGCGGAGCGGTTCGGACTGGACTTCGGGGATGAGGCCGAGGACAAATGA
- a CDS encoding Lrp/AsnC ligand binding domain-containing protein, with amino-acid sequence MPDRAYVLINVHPGQTADVVKALSDIKEIKQIDPCWGKPDIFTIVEIPHQDALTQLVLAKIHAIPGVDQTDTHMVYRLQEGKPK; translated from the coding sequence ATGCCGGACCGAGCCTACGTCTTGATCAACGTCCATCCCGGCCAAACCGCCGACGTCGTGAAGGCCCTGTCGGACATCAAAGAGATCAAACAAATCGATCCCTGCTGGGGCAAACCCGACATTTTCACGATCGTCGAGATTCCTCATCAAGACGCCTTAACCCAACTGGTGTTGGCAAAAATTCACGCCATCCCCGGTGTTGATCAGACCGACACACACATGGTCTATCGCCTGCAGGAAGGCAAGCCGAAATGA
- the malQ gene encoding 4-alpha-glucanotransferase, translated as MYDGTEQDLLRLLASRAGIAADYHDIAGTLHITSDETRRAILSSMGFDVGSRESLVQALAQWDEAPWQQACDPILILQQGYGPASWTCRLTVEAGEEPLAGVAWQLTDEKGVTIHRGEAGPGLLPQEVRLVSEQRMIRVELPLVPDLALGYYDLSVASTGCAVSTKGTLRIVVAPAHCYVPEGLAQGHHVWGLAVQLYAVRSRTNWGVGDFTDLARLVEWAGRELGAGIVGLNPLHALKNSRPHHLSPYSPTSRLFLNELYIDLDRLPEYHASAEAQRLRQSADFQQTLEQARTSDFVDTESVARAKRTMLDLAYRQFLTDNYAGTEPSIQPTSARGWLLERFIRDEGESLERFAVFQTLDEDRRLIEQTQKLWPEWPAQYRHAESPALREFARRHRKRVRFFQYMQWIAADQLRAANARAEQVQMAVGLYPDLALGSDRNGAEAWMLQDVLALGTDCGAPPDAFAPQGQNWGFAPFNPLRLKATGYRSFIELLRKTFRQGGAIRIDHVMTLFRLFWVPRGMTAAAGAYVQYPAEDLLRLLALESLRAQTLVIGEDLGTVPDYVREQLARYKVLSYRVLYFERNWDGSYKHPSAYPDQSLAVVTTHDLPTLTGYWIGEDIRLRARLGMYESDQAVQQAFEDRARDKHQILAALSGTGLLPAGISDQPDQVPAMTPDLCRAIHLYLAGSPAWVVMANLDDLIGEVAQMNLPGTVDAYPNWSRKLSLSLEDLQRDERIHSLAAAVRTLRPPAAAS; from the coding sequence ATGTACGACGGCACTGAGCAAGATCTGCTTCGCCTGCTCGCCTCACGAGCCGGTATCGCTGCTGACTATCACGACATCGCCGGTACGCTGCACATCACGAGCGACGAGACCCGTCGCGCGATTCTCTCCTCCATGGGGTTTGATGTGGGCTCGCGCGAGTCGCTGGTGCAAGCCCTCGCCCAATGGGACGAAGCACCCTGGCAACAGGCCTGTGATCCCATTCTCATCCTTCAACAGGGCTATGGCCCCGCATCCTGGACCTGCCGCTTGACGGTCGAGGCCGGTGAAGAACCGCTGGCAGGTGTGGCCTGGCAATTGACCGACGAAAAAGGCGTCACGATTCACCGCGGAGAGGCAGGGCCGGGCCTTCTCCCTCAGGAGGTGCGACTTGTATCGGAACAGCGGATGATTCGCGTTGAGCTGCCGCTGGTGCCCGATCTGGCGCTCGGCTATTACGATCTGTCGGTTGCGAGTACCGGATGTGCGGTATCGACAAAGGGCACTCTACGTATCGTCGTGGCGCCCGCCCATTGTTACGTGCCGGAGGGGCTTGCGCAGGGGCATCACGTCTGGGGCCTCGCCGTGCAACTCTACGCCGTGCGGTCTCGCACCAATTGGGGTGTCGGTGACTTCACGGACCTCGCCCGGTTGGTGGAATGGGCCGGTCGCGAGTTGGGTGCCGGCATCGTGGGGCTGAACCCGTTGCATGCCCTCAAGAATTCACGCCCGCATCATCTTAGTCCCTATTCGCCGACCAGTCGCCTGTTTCTCAACGAACTCTACATCGATCTTGACCGGCTGCCGGAATATCACGCGTCGGCTGAGGCGCAGCGATTGAGACAGAGCGCCGACTTCCAACAGACCCTGGAGCAGGCGCGCACATCCGATTTTGTGGATACCGAATCCGTGGCTCGCGCAAAACGGACGATGCTGGATCTGGCCTATCGCCAGTTCCTCACCGACAATTACGCGGGCACGGAGCCTTCGATCCAGCCTACGAGCGCCCGCGGGTGGCTGCTGGAACGGTTTATTCGCGATGAAGGGGAATCTCTGGAACGCTTTGCGGTGTTTCAAACGCTGGATGAAGACCGGCGCTTGATCGAACAAACCCAGAAACTGTGGCCTGAGTGGCCCGCCCAGTATCGCCATGCCGAGTCTCCGGCGTTGCGGGAGTTTGCTCGACGCCATCGCAAGCGGGTCCGCTTTTTCCAGTACATGCAATGGATCGCCGCGGATCAGCTCAGGGCCGCCAATGCGCGAGCCGAACAGGTGCAGATGGCGGTCGGGCTGTATCCCGATCTGGCGTTGGGTAGCGACCGGAACGGAGCGGAGGCCTGGATGCTGCAGGATGTCCTGGCGCTAGGCACGGATTGCGGGGCGCCGCCGGATGCGTTTGCCCCGCAGGGCCAGAATTGGGGATTTGCTCCCTTCAATCCGCTGCGCCTCAAGGCGACGGGGTACCGATCGTTTATCGAATTGTTGCGGAAGACGTTCCGGCAGGGCGGAGCAATCCGGATCGACCATGTGATGACCCTGTTCCGCCTGTTTTGGGTCCCTCGCGGGATGACCGCCGCGGCGGGCGCGTATGTGCAGTATCCGGCAGAGGATCTGTTGCGGCTTCTCGCGCTGGAAAGTCTGCGCGCGCAGACGCTGGTGATCGGAGAAGATTTGGGGACGGTGCCTGACTATGTGCGTGAGCAGCTGGCGCGCTATAAAGTGCTCTCGTACCGGGTGTTGTACTTCGAACGAAACTGGGACGGGTCGTACAAGCATCCGTCGGCCTATCCCGATCAATCCCTCGCAGTTGTGACGACTCACGATTTGCCGACGCTGACCGGCTATTGGATCGGCGAAGACATTCGCTTGCGGGCCAGGCTCGGCATGTATGAGAGCGACCAGGCGGTGCAACAAGCGTTCGAGGACCGGGCCCGGGACAAACACCAGATTCTGGCTGCGCTCAGCGGAACGGGCCTCTTGCCGGCTGGCATCAGCGACCAGCCGGATCAGGTTCCGGCCATGACGCCGGATTTATGTCGGGCGATTCATCTGTATCTGGCGGGCTCACCGGCCTGGGTCGTGATGGCGAACCTGGATGATCTGATCGGCGAAGTGGCCCAAATGAATCTCCCAGGGACCGTTGATGCCTATCCCAACTGGTCGCGCAAACTGTCACTGTCGCTGGAGGACCTCCAACGGGATGAACGGATACACTCTCTCGCTGCAGCGGTACGAACGCTTCGGCCCCCTGCCGCCGCGAGCTAG
- a CDS encoding response regulator, with product MATDTGGRSTILIVDDDPSTILLATKPLQNAGYTVLQAPGSAEALRLYAEHPQPIHLVLADIFLPPPGFQLSIEKNPYPRVNGLEMVDRLLQGKRPIHTILMSSTPGPDLQSRGLIREGLPFLKKPFTSEGLLSLIQQTLAGPPATRVPEKPSGSAKGDVEWVD from the coding sequence ATGGCGACGGACACGGGCGGGCGATCCACCATCCTCATCGTCGACGACGATCCCTCGACGATTCTGTTAGCGACCAAGCCCCTGCAGAATGCGGGATACACTGTGCTCCAGGCCCCCGGGAGCGCCGAGGCCCTTCGGCTGTATGCCGAGCATCCACAGCCGATCCATCTGGTCCTCGCCGACATTTTCCTCCCGCCCCCTGGCTTCCAGCTCTCCATCGAAAAAAATCCCTATCCTCGAGTCAATGGTCTTGAAATGGTGGACCGCCTGCTCCAAGGGAAACGACCCATCCATACCATTCTCATGTCCAGCACTCCAGGACCAGACTTACAGAGCCGCGGCCTCATCCGGGAAGGATTGCCCTTCTTGAAAAAACCCTTCACCAGCGAAGGCCTCCTGTCGCTCATTCAACAGACCTTGGCCGGCCCTCCTGCCACCCGGGTTCCGGAAAAACCCTCCGGATCCGCCAAAGGCGACGTCGAATGGGTTGACTGA